Proteins encoded within one genomic window of Dyadobacter chenhuakuii:
- the scpA gene encoding methylmalonyl-CoA mutase, with protein MKPDFRNIQTTHHNESAQPEERAGKSVFTSEGIRLKSIYNQNDLEDAEHLAFEAGIPPFVRGPYASMYLERPWTIRQYAGFSTASDSNAFYKRNLAAGQKGLSVAFDLATHRGYDSDHPRVTGDVGKAGVAIDTVEDMKMLFDQIPLDQMSVSMTMNGAVIPVMAFFIVAAEEQGIKPELLSGTIQNDILKEFMVRNTYIYPPAPSMRIVGDIFAYTSRFMPKFNSISISGYHMHEAGAPAHIELAYTLADGLEYIRTGLNAGIAIDDFAPRLSFFWGIGMNHFMEIAKMRAGRLLWSKIVNQFNPKNEKSLALRTHCQTSGYSLTEQDPYNNVTRTTIEAMAAVMGHTQSLHTNSLDEAMALPTDFSARIARNTQLFIQHETDLCKAVDPWGGSYYVEDLTKELAEKAWQLIEEVEKLGGMTKAIETGLPKMRIEEAAAKKQARIDSGKDIIVGVNKFKTESKETFDILQIDNQAVRLSQIASLNKIKEERDSQAVALALNAITEACKQKGGKDMSVNLLALAIEAARKRATLGEISDAMEKEFGRYKSTIRSVSGVYQAEASDDENFRAALQLSDQFAEMDGRRARILVAKMGQDGHDRGAKVIATSFADLGFDVDIGPLFQTPQEVAKQAAENDVHVIGASSLAAGHKTLIPELIAELKNIGREDIMVIAGGVIPAQDYQFLYDAGVKGIFGPGTIISIAAQKILKELMQS; from the coding sequence ATGAAACCGGATTTCAGGAACATTCAGACGACCCATCATAACGAATCCGCTCAGCCAGAGGAACGGGCTGGCAAATCTGTGTTTACCTCAGAAGGAATCAGATTAAAAAGCATTTATAACCAAAATGATCTCGAAGACGCCGAACATTTAGCATTCGAAGCCGGAATTCCACCGTTCGTACGTGGGCCTTATGCGAGCATGTATCTGGAACGACCGTGGACAATTCGTCAATATGCCGGCTTTTCGACTGCTTCCGATTCCAATGCATTTTATAAGCGCAACCTTGCCGCTGGCCAGAAAGGCCTTTCTGTTGCATTTGATCTGGCCACGCATCGAGGATATGATTCGGATCATCCGCGTGTCACCGGCGATGTGGGCAAAGCCGGTGTTGCGATTGATACGGTGGAGGATATGAAAATGCTTTTTGACCAAATTCCGCTGGATCAAATGTCGGTTTCCATGACCATGAATGGGGCTGTTATTCCGGTTATGGCCTTTTTTATTGTGGCTGCGGAAGAGCAGGGCATTAAGCCTGAGTTATTGTCAGGAACCATTCAGAATGACATTTTGAAGGAATTCATGGTCCGGAACACCTACATTTATCCCCCAGCGCCTTCCATGCGGATTGTGGGCGATATTTTTGCCTATACTTCCCGTTTCATGCCAAAGTTCAATTCCATCAGCATCAGCGGTTATCACATGCATGAAGCGGGCGCGCCCGCGCACATTGAGCTTGCCTATACGCTTGCAGACGGATTGGAATACATCAGGACCGGGCTGAACGCGGGCATCGCGATTGATGATTTTGCACCCAGGCTGTCATTTTTCTGGGGCATAGGGATGAATCATTTCATGGAAATCGCCAAGATGCGTGCGGGACGGCTGCTTTGGTCAAAGATTGTAAATCAGTTTAATCCCAAAAATGAAAAATCGCTGGCATTAAGGACACATTGCCAAACAAGCGGTTACAGCCTTACCGAACAGGATCCGTATAACAATGTTACCCGGACAACGATTGAGGCCATGGCCGCCGTCATGGGGCACACGCAATCGCTGCATACCAACTCGCTCGACGAAGCCATGGCGCTTCCCACCGACTTCTCTGCCCGCATTGCGCGCAATACACAGCTTTTTATTCAGCATGAAACGGATCTTTGCAAGGCCGTGGATCCATGGGGCGGCTCCTATTATGTCGAGGATCTGACAAAAGAGCTCGCAGAAAAGGCCTGGCAGCTGATTGAGGAAGTAGAAAAACTCGGCGGCATGACCAAAGCCATAGAAACCGGACTGCCGAAGATGCGGATCGAAGAAGCAGCGGCAAAAAAGCAGGCCCGCATTGATTCGGGCAAGGACATTATTGTGGGGGTTAATAAATTCAAAACAGAAAGCAAGGAGACATTTGACATTTTACAGATTGATAACCAGGCAGTTCGGCTGTCGCAGATCGCTTCTTTGAATAAAATAAAAGAGGAACGAGATTCGCAGGCAGTTGCATTGGCGCTGAATGCTATCACGGAAGCCTGCAAGCAAAAGGGCGGCAAGGACATGTCTGTAAATTTGTTGGCGCTGGCCATCGAGGCGGCGCGCAAAAGGGCTACATTGGGTGAAATTTCTGATGCGATGGAAAAGGAATTCGGACGTTATAAATCAACCATCCGGTCTGTTTCGGGTGTTTATCAGGCAGAAGCTTCGGATGATGAAAATTTCCGGGCAGCGCTGCAATTGTCTGATCAGTTTGCGGAAATGGATGGCCGGCGTGCACGGATATTGGTTGCAAAGATGGGCCAGGACGGCCATGACCGAGGGGCCAAAGTGATTGCAACGAGCTTCGCCGACCTCGGCTTTGACGTGGACATTGGCCCGCTCTTCCAGACGCCTCAGGAAGTCGCCAAACAAGCAGCAGAAAATGATGTCCATGTAATCGGCGCATCGAGTCTGGCAGCAGGTCACAAAACACTTATCCCGGAACTCATCGCCGAGCTTAAAAACATTGGCCGGGAAGACATTATGGTGATTGCCGGTGGCGTTATTCCGGCGCAGGATTATCAGTTTCTTTATGATGCGGG
- a CDS encoding methylmalonyl-CoA mutase family protein, translating into MAVLNFPEFSPSDKNAWEQRADKELKGRLKTLSDWTIGADLHLEPYVTRSEIAPEKMASMQACQKKTPGWQNLPMVKFSEPRATNAAMKHALENGADAIMLDLGNASIAHCEFPKLLHGIRLSDTAIYFQTQENATDVFKEISKNAGYYLKGGIAFDPVAHQMRTGKSIGNSIDAIISVLNQSRNMREFRAYMVEGHLFHNNGATPVQELAMLISATVNYLDLLTDRGISPLTAFNRALFSISIGTNFLSEIAKLRAFRFLLRKVSNAYQLPAELCTPFIQAQTSTFNDAASEPYTNMIRSASEAMSAVMGGCNALTVRPYDESANKQSDFSARIARNVSSILAHESALTYVADPAAGSYMLEKMSLDMAARAWELFLEMEESGGSEASVLTASKP; encoded by the coding sequence ATGGCTGTCCTTAACTTCCCAGAATTCAGCCCTTCCGATAAAAACGCCTGGGAACAACGGGCTGACAAAGAATTGAAAGGAAGGCTTAAAACACTATCTGATTGGACAATCGGGGCTGATCTGCATTTGGAACCTTATGTGACGCGATCGGAAATTGCTCCTGAAAAAATGGCGTCTATGCAGGCTTGTCAGAAAAAAACACCAGGCTGGCAAAACTTGCCTATGGTGAAATTCTCAGAACCGCGCGCAACCAATGCAGCCATGAAGCATGCCCTGGAAAACGGCGCAGATGCGATTATGCTGGACCTTGGAAATGCCAGCATAGCACATTGTGAATTCCCGAAATTGCTTCACGGAATCCGGTTAAGCGACACCGCTATTTATTTTCAAACACAGGAAAATGCTACGGACGTTTTCAAGGAAATATCCAAAAACGCCGGTTATTATCTTAAAGGCGGCATCGCATTCGACCCGGTCGCCCACCAGATGCGCACGGGAAAATCAATTGGTAACAGCATTGACGCTATTATTTCTGTTCTAAACCAAAGCCGCAACATGCGGGAATTTCGGGCCTATATGGTTGAGGGTCATTTATTTCACAACAATGGCGCGACACCAGTGCAGGAACTGGCCATGCTGATTTCGGCCACTGTCAATTACCTGGATCTGCTTACAGACAGAGGGATTTCACCGTTAACGGCCTTCAACCGCGCCCTTTTCTCCATTTCCATTGGCACCAACTTCCTTTCGGAAATCGCCAAATTAAGAGCATTCCGGTTTTTATTACGAAAAGTTTCAAACGCCTATCAACTGCCTGCTGAGCTTTGCACGCCATTTATACAAGCGCAAACATCAACATTTAATGATGCCGCATCCGAGCCTTACACCAACATGATCCGCTCTGCCTCCGAGGCCATGAGCGCAGTAATGGGTGGATGCAATGCATTGACAGTGAGGCCATACGATGAATCAGCCAACAAGCAAAGTGACTTTTCAGCACGGATCGCGCGCAATGTATCCTCCATTCTTGCCCACGAAAGTGCATTGACGTATGTTGCGGATCCGGCGGCGGGCTCATACATGCTCGAAAAAATGTCCCTGGATATGGCCGCCAGGGCTTGGGAGTTGTTTTTGGAAATGGAAGAATCGGGAGGTTCCGAAGCATCCGTGTTAACCGCATCAAAGCCATGA